In the Parasteatoda tepidariorum isolate YZ-2023 chromosome 3, CAS_Ptep_4.0, whole genome shotgun sequence genome, one interval contains:
- the LOC122270662 gene encoding uncharacterized protein isoform X2, whose product MDRPRHWQSFCEDQFLNGPFEEIRKPLTEILIKTLNKEFTVTKTSPTVKLRRAIQLQELACATEIKRTAIHEAGHALCIWFWGSKNVVKSSTITGVNLKYFSAPGLTTYKKYDPETLDDYFEELGVCLAGCIAETMFFPDSKFFTKNSNYYLPGDDMHDALNIAHSMIAQELTIKSTLRTKDFLTLLGPPKSRRFSLYDRFCGFSIVLRSRERKEPKNMDAAQSLARYQETNKRKAKSMDLMTKKKSKPLLVSLRI is encoded by the exons GTCCGTTTGAAGAAATCAGAAAGCCACTGACAGAAATATTAATCAAGACTTTAAACAAAGAATTCACGGTCACTAAAACGAGTCCAACCGTGAAACTTCGTAGAGCTATTCAGCTGCAGGAGCTAGCATGTGctacagaaattaaaagaactgCTATACATGAAGCAGGTCATGCCTTATGTATATGGTTTTGGGGATCTAAGAATGTGGTTAAGAGTTCTACAATAACAGgagtcaatttaaaatatttttcagcaccTGGACTTACTACTTACAAAAAATACGATCCTGAAACACTTGATGAc tacTTTGAAGAACTTGGTGTTTGTTTAGCTGGTTGTATCGCTGAAACTATGTTCTTCCCAGATAGCAAGTTCTTCACCAAAAATTCGAATTATTACTTGCCAGGAGACGATATGCATGATGCTTTGAACATAGCACATTCCATG ATTGCTCAGGAGCTCACAATCAAATCAACTTTACGAACGAAAGATTTTCTAACACTTTTAGGACCTCCAAAAAGCAGGCGATTTAGCTTATACGATCGATTTTGCGGCTTTTCTATTGTCTTGAGGTCACGTGAGAGGAAGGAGCCAAAAAATATGGATGCAGCTCAGTCACTTGCAAGATatcaagaaacaaataaaagaaaagccaAATCAATGGATTTAATGacgaaaaagaaatcaaaaccaCTTTTAGTATCcttaagaatttga
- the LOC122270662 gene encoding uncharacterized protein isoform X1, with protein sequence MDRPRHWQSFCEDQFLNGPFEEIRKPLTEILIKTLNKEFTVTKTSPTVKLRRAIQLQELACATEIKRTAIHEAGHALCIWFWGSKNVVKSSTITGVNLKYFSAPGLTTYKKYDPETLDDYFEELGVCLAGCIAETMFFPDSKFFTKNSNYYLPGDDMHDALNIAHSMAKQKGTMENKAKVDRETLENVSIYLQKGYKAASYLLKTKEKMLIRIAQELTIKSTLRTKDFLTLLGPPKSRRFSLYDRFCGFSIVLRSRERKEPKNMDAAQSLARYQETNKRKAKSMDLMTKKKSKPLLVSLRI encoded by the exons GTCCGTTTGAAGAAATCAGAAAGCCACTGACAGAAATATTAATCAAGACTTTAAACAAAGAATTCACGGTCACTAAAACGAGTCCAACCGTGAAACTTCGTAGAGCTATTCAGCTGCAGGAGCTAGCATGTGctacagaaattaaaagaactgCTATACATGAAGCAGGTCATGCCTTATGTATATGGTTTTGGGGATCTAAGAATGTGGTTAAGAGTTCTACAATAACAGgagtcaatttaaaatatttttcagcaccTGGACTTACTACTTACAAAAAATACGATCCTGAAACACTTGATGAc tacTTTGAAGAACTTGGTGTTTGTTTAGCTGGTTGTATCGCTGAAACTATGTTCTTCCCAGATAGCAAGTTCTTCACCAAAAATTCGAATTATTACTTGCCAGGAGACGATATGCATGATGCTTTGAACATAGCACATTCCATG GCAAAACAAAAAGGAACTATGGAAAACAAAGCTAAAGTCGACCGTGAAACTCTGGagaatgtttcaatttatttgcaGAAAGGCTACAAAGCAGCATCGTATTTgcttaaaactaaagaaaagaTGTTGATAAGG ATTGCTCAGGAGCTCACAATCAAATCAACTTTACGAACGAAAGATTTTCTAACACTTTTAGGACCTCCAAAAAGCAGGCGATTTAGCTTATACGATCGATTTTGCGGCTTTTCTATTGTCTTGAGGTCACGTGAGAGGAAGGAGCCAAAAAATATGGATGCAGCTCAGTCACTTGCAAGATatcaagaaacaaataaaagaaaagccaAATCAATGGATTTAATGacgaaaaagaaatcaaaaccaCTTTTAGTATCcttaagaatttga